A stretch of DNA from Bacillus sp. FJAT-45350:
ACAAGATTCTAGTACCATGCCTGATTTAACCTTTGAAGTCGTCCAAGGTGGAGCGTTTTCTACAATAGATAAGGGAACCGAAACTGTAAATGGGATTCAACAAGCTGGATTTGCAGCGACGTTACTTGAGAACAATGAGCCGTATTTATTGTTCATTGGAATTGGACAAGACCGCGAGCATGCGAATCGGTTGAGCCAATTTTATAGTCAACAAGGACAAGAAACATATATAAAGCCATACGCGATTTTAGGTTCAAAGGTTAATGTAGAAAATCAACAAACAATTGCTTACTTCCATGAAGGCGCTCGTCTTTATCAAGAATTAATGGCGCTATCAGTTGTTGAACTTGCAAATGGTAATTCAACAGTAACACTAGAAACTGTACAGTCTTATACTGCAAGCCTATTGGGAATGGAAGAAATCCAAGGTGAAAGCTTTTCTGTTTTAGCTGAAGATGAAAAGCAACTAGCAACTAAATTTTTTCAATCATTACAACAATCTGTAAACCATGTCTCAGCCTACCAACAAGCAAGCGATGAAATTGAGCTTTGGAAAATTCAACAATCATTATTACAAGCAATGGTAGTATACGAACAGTTAATTGAGAAATTAAACTAAAGAAATATTGCCATAAAACTGAAAAGAAATTTATGAAGCAGTAGTCGCTTCTTACATTGAAAAGCCTGCTATGAGTAACTTCTAGCAGGCTTTTAATAATTGGCAACATTTTAGTTTTATACTTTTTCCATAGTAAAAAACTAAAAAACTTTCAAAAATAGATTGAAAATTATAAGGATTTAGTTTATTGTATATTGTATACCAAGTAATGAGGAGTGAATAGATTACATGGCAAATAATGTTGTGTTATGGAGTTCGTATACTTGTAAACTATGTACAGATTTAAAAAACTACTTTGAAGAAAATAATATCCAGTATGAGAACAAAGATATGAAGAAAGATGACTCATTGCGAGACATTATCGAAGAAAAATACGGCGTGAGAAAAGCTCCAATAGTTGAAATTGGTGAAAAAGCTGTTGTTGGCGCTGGTCAGTGGTCAGAAGAAAACTGGAATGAGTTAAAATCATTACTAAACGAAGAAGCAGTAAAATAAAAGATTTAATAGAAAAATCAAATTATTCATTGACAAGATGAAGTGAATTTGGTTAAATAAAGATAACTTAAATTGGTATACCAAATACCAAATAACTAAAATGTTACTAATCTAAAGGGGGAAATACAAATGACAGAATTATTATCTCGTGAAGAGTTCAGAAGACAGTTAGAGGAAGCAATTAAAGGAAATCACAGTGAGGCAGCACCTTTTACAGTAGCATGGGCGACTGGGAAATTAACAAGAGCGCATTTTGCAA
This window harbors:
- a CDS encoding glutaredoxin family protein; this translates as MANNVVLWSSYTCKLCTDLKNYFEENNIQYENKDMKKDDSLRDIIEEKYGVRKAPIVEIGEKAVVGAGQWSEENWNELKSLLNEEAVK